The Leifsonia xyli genomic sequence CTGGATCTCGACCGGACGACCCTGCGGGCCGATCACGGTCGTGTGCAGCGACTGATACAGATTGAACTTGGGCGTCGCGATGTAGTCCTTGAAACGGCCGGGCATCGGCGTCCAGCGCGCGTGGATCTGGCCGAGCACGGCATAGCAGTCGCGCACGGTGTTGACGAGAACGCGGATGCCCACCAGATCGTAGATGTCGTCGAACTCGCGACCGCGGACGACCATCTTCTGGTAGATCGAGTAGTACTGCTTCGGCCGGCCGACGACCTTGCCACGGATCTTCGCGGACTTCAGGTCGTCGTTGATCGCGTCGATGACCTGCTGCACCAGACGCTCGCGCTCGGGCGTGCGCTGCTTCACGAGGCTCTCGATCTCGGCGTAGAGCTTCGGGTAGAGCACCGCGAAGGAGAGGTCTTCGAGCTCCCACTTGATCGCCTGGATGCCGAGGCGATGCGCGAGCGGAGCGTAGATCTCCAGTGTCTCGGTCGCCTTGCGGGTGGCGGACGCCGCGGGCACGAACCCCCAGGTGCGGGCGTTGTGCAGGCGGTCGGCCAGCTTGATGATCAGCACGCGGATGTCTTTCGACATCGCGACGATCATCTTGCGGACGGTCTCGGCCTGGGCGCTATCGCCGTACTTGACCTTGTCGAGCTTGGTGACGCCGTCCACCAGCATCGCGATCTCGTCGCCGAACTGGTCGCGGAGCTCATCGAGCGTGTACTCCGTGTCTTCGACCGTGTCGTGCAGGAGCGCAGCGGCGATGGTCTTGGCACCGATGCCGAGGTCGGCGATGATCTGGGCGACGGCGACCGGATGCGTGATGTACGGCTCGCCCGAGCGGCGCTTCTGGCCGCGGTGGGCGCGCTCGGCAGTGGCATAGGCGCGCTCGATCAGCGACAGATCGGCCTTCGGGTGGTGCATGCGCACCGTGCGGATCAGGGTGTCGACCGCTCCCGACGGCTGTGCCCGCGAGAAGATGCGGGGTACCAGACGGCGCAGGGAAGCGCTCTGCGATGTCGTCGTGTCAACCATGCGCGCCTCCTTCCGTCCATTATGGCCGCTGAAACCCACCGTTCCGTCACGGTGAACGTTCCGCAGGCTACGCGATCGCTCCTGGCGTACCGTCGTCGCGCTGGACCGGCCCACCGGACTCCTGCCAGGCGCCCATCCCGCCCGCGACGTTGGCCGCCGGATAGTTGGCCTCGTTCAGGGCGTCGGTCACCATCCGCGACCGGTGGCCGCTTCGGCACACGACGAGGATCTGCTGGCCGTCGGGGAGCTCGTGCTGCCTCTCCCCCAGCTCGCCGAGCGGGATGTGATGGGCGCCGGGCGCGTGGCCCGCCTCCCACTCGAACGGCTCGCGCACGTCGAGCAGCCAGGCGGAGCCCGCGTCGGTGAGCTCGCGCGCACGCGCGGCCGACACCTCGTCCTCGGGAAGGTACCCGGTGGGGGCGGAGGCGTCGGTCATGCGGCCGGCTACTCCGCGGCCGTCGCGACGACGTCGCGCTTGACCGTGGCCTTCGGCCGGATGGCGAGCACCTTCTGGTCGTGCTTGCGGATGGCCGGCTCCTTCTCACGGAACTGCGAGTACATCGGAGCCGCCAGGAAGATGGTCGAGTACGTGCCGACGATGATGCCGATCAGCAGCGCGAGCGAGATGTCGCGCAGCGTTGCCGCGCCCAGGGCGTAGGCGCCGATGAAGAGGATGGACGCGACCGGCAGCACCGCGACGACGGCGGTGTTGATCGAGCGCACCAGCGTCTGGTTGACCGCCAGGTTGACCGACTCCGCGAACGTCCGGCGCGTCAGCTCCAGCTCCTCCTTGGTGTTCTCGCGCACCTTGTCGAACACCACGACGGTGTCGTACAGCGAGTAGCCGAGGATGGTCAGGAAGCCGATCATCGTCGCAGGCGAGATCTCGAAACCGACGAGCGCGTACACGCCCGCGGTGATGATCAGGTCGTGGAACAGCGAGATGATCGCCGCGGCCGACATCTTCCAGGTGCGGAAGTACAACGCCATGGCGATGAACGCGAGCAGCAGGAAGACGACGAGGCCCTGGATGGTCTGCTGCGTCACATCCGCACCCCAGGAGGGGCCGATGAACGTCGCGGAGACCTCCGACGAGTCCACGTTGTACGCCTTAGCGAGCGCGTCCGACACCTCGCGGGTCTGCGACTCGGAGAGCTGGTCGGTCTGCACGCGCACGGCGTTGTTGCCGACCACGCTGACGTGCGTCACCGCGCTCGGGACGACGCTCGTGACCGCGCTCTGGGCCTTCGACGTGTCGGTGCTCGAGACGTCGCTCACCTGGAACTGCGATCCGCCGCGGAACTCGATCGAGAAGTTGAACCCGCCCTTGACCACGGGGATCAGGATGGAGATCACGACCATGACGGCGGCGATCGAGTACCAGATCTTCCGTCGGCCGACGAAGTCGATCGACCGGGCACCGGTGTAGAGGTCGTTGCCGAACTTGACGAGACGGCTGGCCATCAGGAGTCCTTCCCCTCGGAGCCACGATCGGAGGACGACGTCGACGCGCCGGCGAGCTCTGCCGCCTTGCGCTCCGCGATCGTCTGGCGGCGGGCCGCCTCCTTGCTGCTGCGAGCGGCCGTACCGGCGCCCACGGTCGCGGTCGGCGTACGGAACTTGGCCGCACCGCGGTACACGGCGCCGAGCGCCTGCGGGTCGAGGCCCGAGAGCGGGTGGCCGGAGCTGAAGAAGCGCGTGCGCGCCAGCAGCTGCAGCGTCGGGTGGGTGAACAGCAGCACCACGATGACGTCGATGATCGTCGTCAGTCCGAGGGTGAAGGCGAACCCGCGCACGTTGGCGGCGGTCAGCACGTAGAGCACGACGGCCGCGAGCAGGTTGGTGGCCTTCGACGCGTAGATCGTGCGCCGCGCGCGTCCCCAGCCCGCCTCCACGGCACCCTCGAGACTGCGCCCATCGCGCAACTCGTCTCGTATTCGCTCGAAGTACACGATGAAGGAGTCGGCCGTGAAGCCGATCGCGACGATCAGACCCGCGACGCCGGCGAGCGACAGGCGGTAGTCGTAGTGCCACGACAGCAGGGAGATGGTGAGCCAGGTCAGCACACCGGCGACGACGAGCGAGAAGATCGTCACGAAGCCGAGCAGGCGGTACTGGAAGAACGTGTAGATGCCGACCAGGATGAGGCCGATCAGACCGGCGAGCAGACCGCTGAGGAGCTGCGAGGTACCGAGGGTCGCCGAGATCGTGTCCTGGCTCTGCACCTTGAAGCTGAACGGCAGCGCGCCGAACTTCAGCTGGTCGGCGAGCGCCTTCGAGGTGGTCTCGGTGAAGTTGCCGGTGATCTGCGGCTTGCCGTCCGTGATCGCCGCCTGGGTGGTCGGCGCCGAGATGACCTTGCCGTCGAGCACGATCGCGAACTGGTTCTGCGCTCCCTGCTCGGCGACGAGTCGCGTGGTGACGTCGGAGAAGGCCTTGGTGCCCGCGTCGTTGAAGACGATGTTGACGGCCCACTGGCCGGTGGTCACGCCCTGCGAGCTCTGCACGAGCCCCGCCGACGCGTCCTTGATGTCCTGACCCTTCACCTCGACCGGCCCGAGCAGGTACTTGACCTGGTTCTGGTCGTCGCAGGTGATCAGCGGCTGGTCCGTCGGAGCCGAGCTGGACGTCTTGCTCGCGTTGGCCTTGCAGTCGTAGGCGTCGAACTCGGCCTGGAGCTTCGGCGTGACCCACGCGAGGTCGCTGCCGTTGGTCGGCTTGGTCGACGGCGTCGACTGGAGGCCCGGGGCCGGCGTGGGCGCGGGCGTCGACTTGCCGTCGGCACCGACGACCTCGTTGGTCGGGCCGCCTGCGACGAGCACCGGGCGGAAGTCGAGGCGGGCCGAGGACTTCACGCGATCGAGCGTCGCCTGGTCCGGCTTGCCGGGCAGCGAGACGACGATGTTGCGCGATCCCTCGGTCGAGATCTGGGCCTCGGACACGCCGGACGCGTCGATGCGCTGACGGATGATCGAGACCGCCTGGTCGAGCTGCTGCTGCTGCACCGACTGACCGTTCTCGACCTGCGGGGCGAGGATGATCTGCGTCCCGCCCTCGAGGTCGAGCGCGAGCTTGGGCAGCCACGTCGCATTGCTGAACAGGACGCCGGCCGTGAGGGTGCCGAGGAGCACCACCACGATGACGCCGAGCCACGTCAGCGAACGCCAGGCTTTCTTGACCGGGGTCGACTTTGCCACCTAGGTACTCAGCTTTCTACGAGTGCTCCGGCGCGGTCGGGCGCCGGAGCACAGGGAATGTGTCAGTCGTCGTTCTGCGTGCGCTTCTTGGACGCGTCGTCGAGGCGCTCACCGTACTCCGGGGTCGCGGCGTTCGTGCCGTCGGCCGGGATGGCGTGGTCCTCGTTCAGCTCGACGGCCGGCGCGGCGGCGTCGCCGGTCTCGGTCGCGTCGACGGCGTCCTTCGGCTCGACCACGCGGGCGAGCACCTGGCGGTGCACCTTTACGGTGTGGCCCGGGCTGGTCTCGATGACGGCCGAGTTGTCGTCCTCGTCCACCGACAGGAGGGTGCCGTACAGGCCGAAGTTGGTCATGACCTCGGCGCCGGGCACCATCTTGGAACGGGTCTCCTCCTGCTCCTTGCGGCGCTTCCGGCTGTTCCGGAACATGAAGAAGACGAGGGCCGCCAGGATGACGACCATCAGGATGGTCA encodes the following:
- a CDS encoding sulfurtransferase — protein: MTDASAPTGYLPEDEVSAARARELTDAGSAWLLDVREPFEWEAGHAPGAHHIPLGELGERQHELPDGQQILVVCRSGHRSRMVTDALNEANYPAANVAGGMGAWQESGGPVQRDDGTPGAIA
- a CDS encoding preprotein translocase subunit SecF, which codes for MASRLVKFGNDLYTGARSIDFVGRRKIWYSIAAVMVVISILIPVVKGGFNFSIEFRGGSQFQVSDVSSTDTSKAQSAVTSVVPSAVTHVSVVGNNAVRVQTDQLSESQTREVSDALAKAYNVDSSEVSATFIGPSWGADVTQQTIQGLVVFLLLAFIAMALYFRTWKMSAAAIISLFHDLIITAGVYALVGFEISPATMIGFLTILGYSLYDTVVVFDKVRENTKEELELTRRTFAESVNLAVNQTLVRSINTAVVAVLPVASILFIGAYALGAATLRDISLALLIGIIVGTYSTIFLAAPMYSQFREKEPAIRKHDQKVLAIRPKATVKRDVVATAAE
- a CDS encoding preprotein translocase subunit SecD; translation: MAKSTPVKKAWRSLTWLGVIVVVLLGTLTAGVLFSNATWLPKLALDLEGGTQIILAPQVENGQSVQQQQLDQAVSIIRQRIDASGVSEAQISTEGSRNIVVSLPGKPDQATLDRVKSSARLDFRPVLVAGGPTNEVVGADGKSTPAPTPAPGLQSTPSTKPTNGSDLAWVTPKLQAEFDAYDCKANASKTSSSAPTDQPLITCDDQNQVKYLLGPVEVKGQDIKDASAGLVQSSQGVTTGQWAVNIVFNDAGTKAFSDVTTRLVAEQGAQNQFAIVLDGKVISAPTTQAAITDGKPQITGNFTETTSKALADQLKFGALPFSFKVQSQDTISATLGTSQLLSGLLAGLIGLILVGIYTFFQYRLLGFVTIFSLVVAGVLTWLTISLLSWHYDYRLSLAGVAGLIVAIGFTADSFIVYFERIRDELRDGRSLEGAVEAGWGRARRTIYASKATNLLAAVVLYVLTAANVRGFAFTLGLTTIIDVIVVLLFTHPTLQLLARTRFFSSGHPLSGLDPQALGAVYRGAAKFRTPTATVGAGTAARSSKEAARRQTIAERKAAELAGASTSSSDRGSEGKDS
- a CDS encoding preprotein translocase subunit YajC, which produces MAFDPLTILMVVILAALVFFMFRNSRKRRKEQEETRSKMVPGAEVMTNFGLYGTLLSVDEDDNSAVIETSPGHTVKVHRQVLARVVEPKDAVDATETGDAAAPAVELNEDHAIPADGTNAATPEYGERLDDASKKRTQNDD